Proteins found in one Cervus canadensis isolate Bull #8, Minnesota chromosome 24, ASM1932006v1, whole genome shotgun sequence genomic segment:
- the ATP5IF1 gene encoding ATPase inhibitor, mitochondrial: MAATALAARTRQAVWSVWAMQGRGFGSEQGDNVRSSAGAIRDAGGAFGKREQAEEERYFRARAKEQLATLKKHHENEISHHAKEIERLQKEIERHKQSIKKLKQSEDDD, encoded by the exons ATGGCAGCCACGGCGTTGGCCGCGCGTACCCGGCAGGCCGTCTGGAGCGTCTGGGCAATGCAAGGCCGAGGCTTTGGCTCGGAACAG GGAGATAATGTTAGGTCCAGTGCAGGCGCGATCCGGGACGCCGGTGGGGCCTTCGGAAAAAGAGAGCAGGCCGAAGAGGAACGATACTTCCG AGCTCGTGCTAAAGAACAGCTGGCCACCTTGAAGAAACACCATGAAAATGAGATCTCTCATCATGCAAAGGAGATAGAGCGCCTGCAGAAAGAAATTGAGCGGCATAAGCAGTCGATCAAGAAACTAAAACAGAGTGAGGATGATGACTAA